In Victivallis lenta, the following proteins share a genomic window:
- a CDS encoding flavoprotein encodes MNPKLIALGVTGGIAAYKAAELCSLFFRSGFEVQVLMTENAARFVTPLTFRTLSRRPVVTSLWDVADWRPEHVALADEAALLAVAPATANFLAKFAGGIADDALTTFAATFDGPVLLAPAMNPKMWAHPACRSNVEILAGRGVHFAGPENGRVACGEAGTGRMAAPETIFRIASELLKQE; translated from the coding sequence ATGAATCCGAAACTGATCGCGCTCGGGGTGACGGGAGGAATCGCCGCCTACAAGGCGGCGGAGCTCTGCAGCCTGTTTTTCCGCAGCGGGTTTGAGGTTCAGGTGCTGATGACCGAAAATGCGGCGCGCTTCGTGACGCCGCTGACCTTTCGCACTCTTTCGCGGCGTCCGGTGGTGACTTCGCTCTGGGATGTGGCCGACTGGCGCCCCGAACATGTGGCGCTGGCCGACGAGGCCGCGCTGCTGGCGGTGGCTCCCGCCACGGCGAACTTCCTGGCGAAATTCGCGGGAGGCATCGCGGACGATGCGCTGACCACCTTTGCCGCCACCTTCGACGGGCCGGTGCTGCTCGCTCCGGCCATGAATCCGAAGATGTGGGCGCACCCCGCCTGCCGGAGCAACGTCGAAATCCTCGCCGGGCGCGGAGTGCACTTCGCCGGACCGGAGAACGGCCGGGTGGCCTGCGGCGAGGCCGGCACCGGCCGGATGGCGGCTCCGGAGACCATCTTCCGAATCGCTTCCGAACTGCTGAAGCAGGAGTGA
- the gmk gene encoding guanylate kinase, with protein sequence MNKLGTIIVLSGPSGVGKSTLVGRVREQMPELQFSISCTTRSPRTGEEHGVHYYFLSPEEFAERVERGEFVEYADVFAHRYGTLKKEVLDRVRSGSSVILDIDVQGALQIRKAAESDPELKRSTVFVFIGPPSVETLEKRLRGRATDSEEQIRLRLETARRELSFWKEYDYLVVNGDLDAAAADMTGLFRSFALRTAGMPEDLFR encoded by the coding sequence ATGAATAAACTGGGAACGATTATTGTATTGTCCGGTCCTTCCGGGGTCGGCAAGTCCACGCTGGTCGGCCGGGTCCGCGAACAGATGCCGGAGCTGCAGTTCTCGATCTCCTGCACGACGCGTTCCCCCCGGACCGGAGAGGAGCATGGCGTCCACTACTACTTCCTGAGCCCCGAGGAGTTCGCCGAACGGGTCGAGCGCGGCGAATTCGTCGAATATGCGGATGTGTTCGCCCACCGCTACGGCACGTTGAAGAAGGAGGTGCTCGACCGGGTCCGGAGCGGAAGCTCCGTGATTCTTGATATCGACGTGCAGGGAGCGCTCCAGATCCGCAAAGCGGCCGAGTCCGACCCGGAGCTGAAACGGAGTACGGTTTTCGTCTTTATCGGGCCGCCTTCGGTCGAAACGCTCGAAAAGCGGTTGCGCGGCCGGGCGACCGACTCCGAGGAGCAGATCAGGCTGCGGCTGGAGACCGCGCGCCGCGAACTTTCGTTCTGGAAGGAATACGATTATCTGGTCGTCAACGGCGATCTTGATGCGGCGGCTGCCGATATGACCGGGCTGTTCCGGAGCTTTGCGCTGCGCACGGCCGGAATGCCGGAGGATCTGTTCCGATGA
- a CDS encoding YkgJ family cysteine cluster protein, which yields MKEFKCIRCGNCCRWTGCVKVSDSEIDAIAAWLEMPSGRFIEEYTTLMPDRRGLTLIEKPDGSCIFLEDGEPCGCRINPVKPKQCDGFPSRWSFPGWEAECGAGQAMRTSARESKEGVDADE from the coding sequence ATGAAAGAGTTCAAGTGCATCCGCTGCGGAAACTGCTGCCGCTGGACCGGTTGCGTGAAGGTTTCGGATTCCGAGATCGACGCGATTGCGGCCTGGCTCGAAATGCCGTCCGGCAGGTTCATCGAAGAGTACACGACGCTGATGCCGGATCGGCGGGGGCTGACCCTGATCGAGAAGCCGGACGGCAGCTGTATCTTCCTGGAGGACGGCGAGCCGTGCGGCTGCCGGATCAACCCGGTCAAGCCGAAGCAGTGCGACGGTTTTCCGTCGCGCTGGAGCTTCCCGGGATGGGAGGCGGAGTGCGGCGCCGGGCAGGCGATGCGGACAAGCGCGCGGGAAAGTAAAGAGGGAGTTGATGCAGATGAATAA